ATGCATCCTGAAAAGAAAAAATAACCTGCTAAGTTTGACGTGTGATAATTATATTGTTTCCTGACAGATGACAGAATGGGAGACCCCATCCTGCCATCTGTTTTCGATTGCTGGAATGTGAAGGATATGTGCTGATAGCGCATTTACGCAGCGGTGTTGTGGATCGAACGCAGTAAATGAGAGAAGTGCAGCTGTTGAAGTGTCAAATCAAAAAAACGGCGGAACTTTTAACTGCCGAAGAAGCTGAGTCTTTTTTGGTGCATGATATATCGGGCGTGCTCCGCCTTTCCACTGTAAAACTCATCCGCAATTTTCTTGATGTATTCTGATTATACGGCATTACAATATCTGAGTGTGTATGTGTTTTAGTTTTTTATATATCAGCAGATGATACGGGGGTGCCCATGATGACAGAGAAAATGCTTGATTTTATGAAGAAATTCGGGATTGCACTGGCCGGAGCAGCAATATTATTCGCCGGCGGAACTTTTGGTGCATATATTGTCGGGCGGCAGTCCGCTGTTACGACTGACGGTGTTGTAAATCAGGCGGCATCTGCCGTGACCAGCGCCAACGCCCAGGAAGTTTACACGGGTAATCCAATCGTCGGCATAGTAAAAAGGAGTTCTCCTGCGGTCGTGAATATCGATACGGAGACCATGGTTAAAGTGACCCCCATGCCGAATCCGTTCGCGGGAGATCCATTCTTTGAGGAATTCTTCGGTGAGGAGTTCTTCGGGGACGGAGGCCAGGAGCGCACTGTGCCGCGCATCGGCAAGGGCTCAGGTTTTATCGTGAGCAAAGATGGTTACATACTGACGAACAACCACGTAGTCGAGGGCGCGGACAAAATCCGGGTGACGCTGCTTGACGGAAGGACTTTCAGCGCCAGGAAGGTCGGTCAGGATCCGACGTTCGATTTAGCGGTAATTCAGATAAAGGCATCGAACCTTCCTGTACTGACTCTTGGTGACTCAGATGCCACTGAAGTGGGCGAATGGGTAGTGGCGATAGGTAACCCGCTCGGGTTTGAGAATTCTGTCACGGTAGGCGTCGTCTCGGCAAAGAACAGAACGTTGCAGGCTCCAGACACGAGCTTTCAGGGTTTTATGCAGACTGACGCAGCTATTAATCCGGGTAACAGCGGAGGGCCGCTCATCGACCTTAAGGGCAATGTAGTAGGGATCAACACGGCTATCGTGCCGTATGCGCAGGGCATTGGCTTTGCGGTACCTGTGAATATGGCTAAGCAGATTATGGATGACCTTATCAAGCACGGAGAAGTTCGCAGGGGA
Above is a window of Synergistaceae bacterium DNA encoding:
- a CDS encoding Do family serine endopeptidase, whose amino-acid sequence is MTEKMLDFMKKFGIALAGAAILFAGGTFGAYIVGRQSAVTTDGVVNQAASAVTSANAQEVYTGNPIVGIVKRSSPAVVNIDTETMVKVTPMPNPFAGDPFFEEFFGEEFFGDGGQERTVPRIGKGSGFIVSKDGYILTNNHVVEGADKIRVTLLDGRTFSARKVGQDPTFDLAVIQIKASNLPVLTLGDSDATEVGEWVVAIGNPLGFENSVTVGVVSAKNRTLQAPDTSFQGFMQTDAAINPGNSGGPLIDLKGNVVGINTAIVPYAQGIGFAVPVNMAKQIMDDLIKHGEVRRGWIGVTVQPLTSSLIEAYKIPVKEGSIIADVRKGSPAEKYGLKRGDVIVSIGGQKVKTSQDVVFFVRNKLAGDKVKFEIYRNGKKQEIEIVLGEIEGSNAQKKQRKSSTLKTPDTRTSTKIGITVAEINSSLKERYGLEDDNGLVVVNIQPGTLGQKLGLRPGDVILEVNRKKMETVADWNKVIGAGNKALGLLISRSGQTLFISVDM